In a genomic window of Polyodon spathula isolate WHYD16114869_AA chromosome 21, ASM1765450v1, whole genome shotgun sequence:
- the LOC121295991 gene encoding zinc finger protein 276-like isoform X2, protein MMKRDRRGRFRALVQETQLGQQAAERKPGGRRGRPRSSEIQHTEESLDPSAVVGGAEGGSEESGTGRTVTTAFCRLCHGKFSSRSLRSAFGKIPVIGQGPKKKQKQQVFFADFQRLLGVPVMQDPVLSQFICKNCYTQFYKCSSILRTFIQRVNMSPTGRVRGNSLSINSDSENSSFGDLITSSPGCLHSLVSWAHQHAGSCQSSPSLQEVMASEYCGVVRAVWACGDGHNYVMDTDSDRTPQGLHSAKEAVKPEGGEGLGKTASGNSSTEHGRQPQLATTEPCSSDCQKSIYPSATTLVTNAGTPRNQNASHHHIESNKNAHESPVDSIEGQLSSKEVLSSVPPGEALDGEEEDSDLSDSSNLILSSDDEDEEKTKSGSSDELFEPYPEKNKVSSKKSESKEAKKKTEPKVRKKPGPKPGWKKKIKSESYREELPTIYKCPYQGCTAVYRGSDGMKKHIKEHHEEVRERPCPHPGCNKVFMIDRYLQRHVKLIHTEVRNYICDECGQTFKQRKHLSVHQMRHSGAKPLQCEVCGFQCRQRASLKYHMTKHKAEAELDFACDQCGKRFEKAHNLNVHMSMVHPLTQNSDKKKSYGIVQLLQPGDAQGMPETLTEPLIQGTTS, encoded by the exons ATGATGAAGCGCGACCGACGCGGTCGGTTCCGTGCTCTTGTGCAGGAGACTCAGCTGGGACAGCAGGCTGCTGAGCGTAAGCCAGGCGGCCGCCGTGGAAGACCGCGATCTTCCGAAATACAGCACACAGAAGAAAGTCTCGACCCTTCAGCTGTAGTAGGTGGTGCTGAAGGCGGATCAGAGGAATCGG GCACAGGAAGGACTGTAACCACTGCATTCTGCCGGCTTTGCCATGGGAAATTTTCATCCCGGAGCCTGCGAAGTGCCTTTGGGAAGATCCCTGTGATTGGACAGGGTCCCAAGAAGAAGCAGAAACAGCaggttttctttgctgatttCCAGCGCCTGCTGGGTGTGCCGGTGATGCAGGATCCAGTCCTCTCACAGTTCATCTGCAAGAACTGCTACACCCAGTTCTATAAATGCTCCAGCATCCTACGGACGTTTATCCAGCGTGTTAACATGTCACCAACTGGGAGAGTGAG GGGAAATTCACTTTCTATAAATTCAGACTCCGAGAATTCAAGTTTTG gtgaTCTGATTACATCAAGTCCTGGGTGCTTGCACAGCCTGGTATCCTGGGCACACCAGCATGCCGGGTCATGCCAGTCCTCCCCCAGCCTGCAGGAGGTGATGGCGTCAGAGTACTGTGGGGTGGTCCGGGCAGTCTGGGCCTGTGGAGACGGCCATAACTATGTCATGGACACTGACTCTGATCGCACCCCACAGGGGCTTCATTCTGCAAAAGAAGCAGTGAAACCggagggtggggagggcttaggaaAGACAGCTTCAGGGAACAGTTCTACAGAGCATGGCAGGCAGCCACAGCTGGCCACGACGGAGCCTTGCAGCTCGGATTGCCAGAAGTCCATTTACCCATCGGCAACAACACTGGTGACAAACGCAGGGACTCCACGAAACCAGAATGCATCgcaccaccatatagagagtaaTAAAAATGCACATGAATCGCCTGTAGACAGCATTGAAG GACAGTTAAGCAGTAAAGAGGTGCTCAGTTCAGTACCACCAGGAGAGGCATTGGATGGGGAAGAGGAAGATAGTGATCTGTCCGACAG TTCTAACCTAATTCTGTCAAGCGACGATGAGGATGAGGAAAAGACAAAAAGTGGATCTTCGGATGAGTTATTTGAACCTTACCCAGAGAAAAA taaagTTTCTTCAAAAAAGAGTGAGAGTAAAGAGGCTAAAAAGAAGACAGAACCAAAAGTAAGGAAGAAACCAGGTCCCAAGCCAGGATGGAAGAAGAAAATTAAAAGTGAAAG TTATAGAGAAGAGCTGCCTACAATTTATAAGTGTCCTTACCAGGGCTGCACTGCTGTTTATAGAGGGTCTGATGGAATGAAG AAACACATCAAAGAGCACCATGAGGAAGTTCGTGAGAGGCCCTGTCCCCACCCAGGTTGTAACAAGGTGTTCATGATAGACCGATACCTGCAGCGCCATGTGAAGCTCATACACACAG AGGTGCGGAATTACATCTGTGATGAATGTGGGCAAACATTTAAACAGCGGAAACACCTCTCAGTCCATCAAATgaggcattctggagcgaaaccTCTGCA GTGTGAAGTCTGTGGTTTCCAGTGCCGGCAAAGGGCTTCTCTTAAATACCATATGACGAAGCACaaggcagaggcagagctggaCTTTGCTTGCGACCAGTGTGGAAAACGATTTGAAAAGGCCCATAACCTAAATGTCCACATGTCCATGGTGCATCCCTTGACCCAGAATTCAGATAAGAAGAAATCTTATGGAATTGTACAATTACTACAACCTGGTGACGCACAGGGAATGCCAGAAACTCTTACAGAACCATTAATCCAGGGGACTACCAGCTGA
- the LOC121295991 gene encoding zinc finger protein 276-like isoform X1 has translation MMKRDRRGRFRALVQETQLGQQAAERKPGGRRGRPRSSEIQHTEESLDPSAVVGGAEGGSEESGTGRTVTTAFCRLCHGKFSSRSLRSAFGKIPVIGQGPKKKQKQQVFFADFQRLLGVPVMQDPVLSQFICKNCYTQFYKCSSILRTFIQRVNMSPTGRVRSAGQGNSLSINSDSENSSFGDLITSSPGCLHSLVSWAHQHAGSCQSSPSLQEVMASEYCGVVRAVWACGDGHNYVMDTDSDRTPQGLHSAKEAVKPEGGEGLGKTASGNSSTEHGRQPQLATTEPCSSDCQKSIYPSATTLVTNAGTPRNQNASHHHIESNKNAHESPVDSIEGQLSSKEVLSSVPPGEALDGEEEDSDLSDSSNLILSSDDEDEEKTKSGSSDELFEPYPEKNKVSSKKSESKEAKKKTEPKVRKKPGPKPGWKKKIKSESYREELPTIYKCPYQGCTAVYRGSDGMKKHIKEHHEEVRERPCPHPGCNKVFMIDRYLQRHVKLIHTEVRNYICDECGQTFKQRKHLSVHQMRHSGAKPLQCEVCGFQCRQRASLKYHMTKHKAEAELDFACDQCGKRFEKAHNLNVHMSMVHPLTQNSDKKKSYGIVQLLQPGDAQGMPETLTEPLIQGTTS, from the exons ATGATGAAGCGCGACCGACGCGGTCGGTTCCGTGCTCTTGTGCAGGAGACTCAGCTGGGACAGCAGGCTGCTGAGCGTAAGCCAGGCGGCCGCCGTGGAAGACCGCGATCTTCCGAAATACAGCACACAGAAGAAAGTCTCGACCCTTCAGCTGTAGTAGGTGGTGCTGAAGGCGGATCAGAGGAATCGG GCACAGGAAGGACTGTAACCACTGCATTCTGCCGGCTTTGCCATGGGAAATTTTCATCCCGGAGCCTGCGAAGTGCCTTTGGGAAGATCCCTGTGATTGGACAGGGTCCCAAGAAGAAGCAGAAACAGCaggttttctttgctgatttCCAGCGCCTGCTGGGTGTGCCGGTGATGCAGGATCCAGTCCTCTCACAGTTCATCTGCAAGAACTGCTACACCCAGTTCTATAAATGCTCCAGCATCCTACGGACGTTTATCCAGCGTGTTAACATGTCACCAACTGGGAGAGTGAGGTCAGCAGGCCA GGGAAATTCACTTTCTATAAATTCAGACTCCGAGAATTCAAGTTTTG gtgaTCTGATTACATCAAGTCCTGGGTGCTTGCACAGCCTGGTATCCTGGGCACACCAGCATGCCGGGTCATGCCAGTCCTCCCCCAGCCTGCAGGAGGTGATGGCGTCAGAGTACTGTGGGGTGGTCCGGGCAGTCTGGGCCTGTGGAGACGGCCATAACTATGTCATGGACACTGACTCTGATCGCACCCCACAGGGGCTTCATTCTGCAAAAGAAGCAGTGAAACCggagggtggggagggcttaggaaAGACAGCTTCAGGGAACAGTTCTACAGAGCATGGCAGGCAGCCACAGCTGGCCACGACGGAGCCTTGCAGCTCGGATTGCCAGAAGTCCATTTACCCATCGGCAACAACACTGGTGACAAACGCAGGGACTCCACGAAACCAGAATGCATCgcaccaccatatagagagtaaTAAAAATGCACATGAATCGCCTGTAGACAGCATTGAAG GACAGTTAAGCAGTAAAGAGGTGCTCAGTTCAGTACCACCAGGAGAGGCATTGGATGGGGAAGAGGAAGATAGTGATCTGTCCGACAG TTCTAACCTAATTCTGTCAAGCGACGATGAGGATGAGGAAAAGACAAAAAGTGGATCTTCGGATGAGTTATTTGAACCTTACCCAGAGAAAAA taaagTTTCTTCAAAAAAGAGTGAGAGTAAAGAGGCTAAAAAGAAGACAGAACCAAAAGTAAGGAAGAAACCAGGTCCCAAGCCAGGATGGAAGAAGAAAATTAAAAGTGAAAG TTATAGAGAAGAGCTGCCTACAATTTATAAGTGTCCTTACCAGGGCTGCACTGCTGTTTATAGAGGGTCTGATGGAATGAAG AAACACATCAAAGAGCACCATGAGGAAGTTCGTGAGAGGCCCTGTCCCCACCCAGGTTGTAACAAGGTGTTCATGATAGACCGATACCTGCAGCGCCATGTGAAGCTCATACACACAG AGGTGCGGAATTACATCTGTGATGAATGTGGGCAAACATTTAAACAGCGGAAACACCTCTCAGTCCATCAAATgaggcattctggagcgaaaccTCTGCA GTGTGAAGTCTGTGGTTTCCAGTGCCGGCAAAGGGCTTCTCTTAAATACCATATGACGAAGCACaaggcagaggcagagctggaCTTTGCTTGCGACCAGTGTGGAAAACGATTTGAAAAGGCCCATAACCTAAATGTCCACATGTCCATGGTGCATCCCTTGACCCAGAATTCAGATAAGAAGAAATCTTATGGAATTGTACAATTACTACAACCTGGTGACGCACAGGGAATGCCAGAAACTCTTACAGAACCATTAATCCAGGGGACTACCAGCTGA